One stretch of Enoplosus armatus isolate fEnoArm2 chromosome 1, fEnoArm2.hap1, whole genome shotgun sequence DNA includes these proteins:
- the pros1 gene encoding vitamin K-dependent protein S produces the protein MWRKKRALGESLACLVFLVTLVDAYRFLSQNTASQFLSRHRRANSLFEESKKGNLERECIEELCNKEEAREIFENQPETEYFYPKYVACLGSHRVGINNQNSDSGIPSDLRTCVKEISDQCTPPPCYKEGTDHCADGQASFTCVCKPGWKGPRCEDDIDECSDPEFPAGCNQKCYNVPGSFHCMCEDGYFISDKINCVDINECLLYPNICEEPAKCVNTLGMYQCRCPLGFKYNFTSKTCNDVDECELSVCDGTCINTVGSYACHCDGRQGIRLADNERYCERIPVCVDLHDFKHPEMLYLGEQFAGLPVIFLRFRLPENTKFAAEFDFRTFDPEGVVLYAESSQDSWFMLGLRGGRIEVQFKNQHTFKVTSGGKAINDGQWHVISVDELESSISVKISKEAVMSINSPESLFTSVNGKLETKVYIAGLPNRTDNVIKPINPRLDGCIRGWNLMNQGASGVKEVIQEKKSKHCFVHVEQGSFFPGEGLARFNIDYSDSGSWNVDIKMSIRPSSSTGVLFALVHNNTVPVSVTVVTQGQDDANLQVFLYGISVATLDSLMLCYPDRLTVQLNVTPTEIQISANSSSVTYMKSDVLREALQRLNNTMQNPISTYIGGIPDDVPLPATPVTAFYHGCMDITINGQQLDFDEALSKHNSIKSHSCPPVSAPESHPDAPHLHRK, from the exons ATGTGGAGAAAGAAACGGGCACTTGGGGAATCCTTGGCTTGCCTCGTATTTCTTGTGACGCTCGTCGATGCTTATCGAT TCCTGAGCCAGAACACGGCCTCTCAGTTCCTGAGCAGGCACAGGAGAGCTAACTCTCTGTTTGAGGAGAGCAAGAAGGGCAACCTGGAGAGGGAGTGCATCGAGGAGCTGTGCAACAAGGAGGAGGCGAGGGAGATCTTTGAGAACCAGCCAGAGACG gAATACTTCTACCCCAAATATGTTG CGTGTCTGGGTTCACACCGTGTCGGCATCAACAACCAGAACTCAGATTCTGGCATCCCTTCGGACCTTCGCACCTGCGTGAAGG AGATCAGTGACCAGTGCACGCCACCTCCATGCTACAAGGAGGGTACAGACCACTGTGCGGACGGCCAGGCCTCCttcacatgtgtgtgtaaacccGGCTGGAAGGGGCCGCGCTGTGAGGACG ACATCGATGAGTGTTCAGATCCTGAATTTCCAGCGGGATGTAACCAAAAATGTTACAATGTACCCGGCAGTTTCCACTGCATGTGTGAAGATGGCTACTTCATCAGTGACAAAATCAACTGCGTGG ATATCAATGAATGCCTCTTGTACCCCAATATCTGTGAAGAACCGGCTAAATGTGTCAACACGCTGGGCATGTATCAGTGCAGATGTCCCCTGGGTTTCAAATATAACTTCACTTCCAAGACCTGCAATG ATGTAGATGAGTGCGAGTTGAGTGTGTGCGACGGGACTTGTATAAACACAGTGGGCAGCTATGCGTGTCACTGCGATGGTCGTCAGGGTATTCGTTTGGCGGACAATGAGCGGTACTGTGAAAGAATCCCCGTTTGTGTGGACCTGCATGACTTCAAACACCCTGAGATGCTTTACCTGGGCGAGCAGTTTGCAGGCCTTCCTGTCATCTTTCTGCGCTTCCGTCTGCCAGAGAACACAAA GTTTGCAGCAGAGTTTGACTTTCGTACATTCGACCCAGAGGGAGTTGTGCTGTATGCGGAGTCCTCCCAGGACTCGTGGTTCATGTTGGGGCTAAGAGGCGGTCGCATTGAAGTTCAGTTCAAAAACCAGCACACGTTCAAGGTCACCAGCGGAGGAAAAGCCATCAATGATGGGCAGTGGCATGTG ATCTCTGTGGATGAACTGGAGAGCAGTATCAGTGTGAAGATCAGCAAGGAAGCTGTGATGAGCATCAACAGCCCTGAGAGTCTCTTCACTTCTGTTAATGGCAAACTGGAGACCAAGGTCTACATCGCTGGTCTACCCAACCGCACGGACAACGTCATCAAACCT ATCAACCCTCGACTGGACGGCTGCATCCGGGGCTGGAACCTGATGAACCAGGGGGCATCTGGTGTAAAGGAGGTCATCcaggagaagaagagcaaacATTGCTTTGTGCATGTGGAACAAGGATCTTTCTTCCCTGGGGAAGGACTTGCACGCTTCAACATTGACTACA GTGATTCTGGGAGCTGGAATGTGGATATCAAGATGAGTATACGTCCGTCCAGCAGCACAGGTGTCCTCTTTGCTCTTGTCCACAACAACACAGTCCCAGTGTCCGTCACTGTGGTAACGCAGGGACAAGATGATGCT AACCTGCAAGTGTTCCTGTACGGCATCTCTGTGGCGACACTGGACTCACTCATGTTGTGTTACCCTGACCGGCTGACAGTGCAGCTGAATGTGACTCCCACAGAAATCCAGATCTCAGCCAACTCCTCCTCTGTTACCTACATGAAGTCTGATGTCCTGCGGGAGGCACTGCAGCGCCTCAACAACACCATGCAGAACCCCATCAGTACATATATTGGTGGGATACCAG